The Synechococcus sp. RS9916 DNA segment ATTGAGACGGCGCACATAAATCGCCGCCTCATCCCGCTTCACGCGAACCGGTGCATCAAGACTGCAATTGACCGACTCAGTCGGAATGACCAGATCGTTGGGGTACTCCTTCCAGAGCTTGTAGCGACGCAATGCCGGGTCCGCCGTGTCGGTGGAGATGGAAAAGATCCCCAGGGTGTAAGTGCCGTTCGCCACGGGACGGCTCGCCAAAATGGTGATGTCGGCCGGGCGCCTGCGGCGCATCTGCTCGAGCACCTCCCCGCGGTCAATCGCACCCGCTGCGCAAGGGTTCATCAGCGCACCACCGGCCAGAACGATCAGACTGAGGACTCGTTGTGCGGCCTGCATCGCATCGGGAGCTGAGGTCACACCATGCTGCCAAGCCCTTCCCAGCCCCTGACGCGGCGCTCCAGTCCAGTGGCGCTTGACTTTCAAGCCACCACCCCCTGCGCCCCAGAGGTGCTTGAAGCGATGGAACCGTGGTGGCAGCAGCACTGGGGCAACCCCTCGAGCCGCCAGCACCGGCTGGGGCTCACAGCAGCAGCAGCCGTGAGTGATGCCCGTGAGCGCCTTGCCGCCTGCCTCAAGGTGGATCCCATCCAGGTGGTGTTCACCAGCGGCGCCACGGAAGCCAACAACCTGGCCCTGCTGGGCCATGCCCGAGCGATGGCGGAGCAAACAGGCCATCGCGGGCACCTGATCAGCGTCAGCAGCGAACACCATGCCGTGCTCGATCCTCTGCAGCAGCTGCGGCGGGAAGGGTTCCGATTGACCCTGCTGGAGCCCGGTCGTGATGGCCTGCTGAAGCCAGCGCAACTGGAGGAGGCCCTGCAACCCGACACGCTGCTGGTGAGCGTGATGGCCGCCAACAATGAAATCGGCGTGCTGCAACCCCTGAAGGAACTGGCCGCCATCTGCCAGGCCCATGGAGTCCGCCTGCACAGTGACGCGGCACAGGCCTTCGGGCACCTGCCCTTCCACCCCACCTCCCTGGGGGTGGAGCTCGCCAGCCTCAGTGGCCACAAGCTCTATGGCCCCAAGGGCATTGGTGCCTTGGTGATGCGTGAAGGGCTGCCGCTGCAACCGCTGGTGTTTGGCGGTGGACAAGAGCAAAGCCTGCGTCCGGGCACCTTGCCAGTGCCGCTGATCGTGGGTTTGGCCAGGGCTGCAGAACTCGCGCTCAGCGATCAGGAGGACCGCCGGATCCGGCTGGAAAGCTTGCGCAACCGCCTGTGGCAAGAACTTCAGGACCAGGTGGGCGATGTGCAACTCAATGGCGCCCTGGAACCACGGCTGCCGCACAACCTCAACATCACCGTGGAGGGGGTGAATGGAAACCGACTGCAGCAAGCCTTGCGCTCCCGCTTGCTGTGCAGCAGCGGCTCGGCGTGCAGTGCAGGCACGCCCTCCCACGTGCTGCAGGCGATCGGACGCAGCCAGGAGCAGGCCAACGCCTCACTGCGGCTCAGCCTCGGACGCCCCACCCAACGCGACGACATCGACGCGGCGATTGAGCTGATCAGCGAGGTGGTGGGGCAAATGCGACAGAACGCCTGAAAACAAGCGCTGCAATCGCTACGTTCCGGGCAGAGCACCCTTCCCACGCCAAGCGATGACGGAGTCCAGCGGGAGCCCCCGGCTCCAGGTCATGAAGGCCGTCGAAGACGGCTGGAGCGCCTTCACCCGCTCTCCCTGGCCCTTTGTGTTGTTCGCACTGCTGACCGGGGTGCTGTCGGTGGTCTTTCAGATCATCGGCAATGTGGCCACAGCCACCAGCAGCGACGCCGCGGGGCCTGGGGTGATCGTGGGCACCCTCGTGTCTCTTGTGGGCAGCACGATCGTCAGCCTCTGGTGCGTGAATGGGCTGATCCGAGGGGCATGGAAGGCTCTCGATGGCGCAAAGCCCAGCTTCGCCGACCTGGCCCGTTGGGACGGGGGTGCCGCAGGGCGCCTGTTTGTGACCCAACTCGTGCTGGCTCTGATCTTCGGAATCATCCTGGTGATCACCATGGTGATCGCCGGCGGGCTGGCGCAGGTGCATCAGGCGCTGGCGGCCATTCCTGTGATCGCAGCCGTCGTCGTCTTCCTCTATCTGGGCATCAACCAGACCTTTCTGCCCTGGATTGCCGTTCTGCAGAGCGGAAACCCTTTCGACACCGTTCAACGGGGACGCGCTGGCGTGGATCCTTCCTGGTGGTGGGTGGTGCTGTTGCTGATCGTGGAATCGCTGATCCTGATGATCGGATTGCTCCTCTGCGGCGTTGGTCTGCTGGCGGCATCACCGGTGGTGTTCTGCATTTCCACGGCTGCCTACCGCCAACTGTTCGGCGAGGAGGACAACACTGGCTTCGTGAGCTGATCTCAGTCGGGATCAGTTTCCCGGCAGGCGACGGGCCAACCGCAACTTGGCGCTGCGACTGCGGGGATTTGCCGCTTCCTCCGCTTCTGCCGCCACCAGGGGTTTGCGCGTGATCCGCGCCAGTCGATCGTCTTGCAGGAACGCCGTTTTCACACGGCGATCTTCGAGGGAATGGAAGCTGATGATCGCGAGAACGCCTCCGGGATTGAGCCAGTCGGGGGCCTGCTGCAGCAACCGATCCAGCACCCCCAGCTCATCGTTCACGGCAATCCGCAGCGCCTGGAAGGTGCGCGTTGCAGGATGAATACGACCGCGCCGCGCCTTGGGTGGGTAGCAACCCGCCACCGCATAAGCCAGATCGGCCGTGCCGGCGTAGCCGCCGTTCTCTTTGAGATCGGCTTTGATTCGCCGGGCGATGCGGCGGGAAAGCCGCTCTTCGCCATAGGCATAGATCAAATCCGCCAACGGCTCCTCCTCGAGGCGCTCGATCAGCTCGGCGGCTGTTTCGCCTCCTCCCTGCGGATTCATGCGCATGTCGAGGGGGCCATCCAAGCGAAAGCTGAAGCCCCTGGCTGCCACATCCAACTGCGGGCTGCTCACCCCTAAATCCGCCAAGACCAGATCCGCAGGTGCCTCCGGTTGGTAATCAGCGAAGTTCGTGGCCACAATCTCGGCCCGATCGCCATAGGGCTCAAGGCGCACCTGGGCCGCAGAGCGGGCAGTGGGGTCCTGATCGAGGCCGATCAAGCGCAACTGCGGGTAACGATCCAGCAGCAGGGCACTGTGTCCCGCCCCGCCCAAGGTTGCGTCGATGAAGAGACCCTTTTCCCAGGGAGATTCAGGACTCGCAGCCAAAGCCTCCAGAAGCGGTTCGGCCAAGACCGGCACGTGAGCGAACGCTTCTGGGAAGTGCGAAGGCTGATCGGGCATGGGTCCTTCCTAAGATCTTTGGCATTCGCTTCGCCACGGCCCCATGACGCAGCTGGAAACGCGCACGGAGCCGATGGTGGTCAACTTCGGCCCCCATCACCCCTCGATGCACGGGGTGCTGCGGCTGGTGGTGACGCTGGATGGCGAAGACGTGGTGGATTGCGAGCCGGTGATCGGCTATCTCCACCGCGGCATGGAGAAGATTGCTGAGAACCGCACGAACGTGATGTTCGTGCCCTATGTGAGCCGCATGGACTATGCGGCGGGCATGTTCTACGAGGCGATTGTGGTCAACGCCCCGGAGCGCCTGGCCGATATCCCGGTGCCGAAGCGCGCCAGCTACATCCGCGTGCTGATGCTGGAGCTCAACCGCATCGCCAACCACCTGCTCTGGCTGGGTCCATTCCTGGCAGACGTTGGCGCCCAGACCCCCTTCTTCTACATCTTCCGCGAACGGGAGATGATCTACGACCTCTGGGAAGCGGCCACTGGCCAACGCCTGATCAACAACAACTATTTCCGTATCGGTGGTGTTGCCGCCGACCTGCCCTACGGCTGGCTTG contains these protein-coding regions:
- a CDS encoding cysteine desulfurase family protein gives rise to the protein MLPSPSQPLTRRSSPVALDFQATTPCAPEVLEAMEPWWQQHWGNPSSRQHRLGLTAAAAVSDARERLAACLKVDPIQVVFTSGATEANNLALLGHARAMAEQTGHRGHLISVSSEHHAVLDPLQQLRREGFRLTLLEPGRDGLLKPAQLEEALQPDTLLVSVMAANNEIGVLQPLKELAAICQAHGVRLHSDAAQAFGHLPFHPTSLGVELASLSGHKLYGPKGIGALVMREGLPLQPLVFGGGQEQSLRPGTLPVPLIVGLARAAELALSDQEDRRIRLESLRNRLWQELQDQVGDVQLNGALEPRLPHNLNITVEGVNGNRLQQALRSRLLCSSGSACSAGTPSHVLQAIGRSQEQANASLRLSLGRPTQRDDIDAAIELISEVVGQMRQNA
- the rsmH gene encoding 16S rRNA (cytosine(1402)-N(4))-methyltransferase RsmH; this encodes MPDQPSHFPEAFAHVPVLAEPLLEALAASPESPWEKGLFIDATLGGAGHSALLLDRYPQLRLIGLDQDPTARSAAQVRLEPYGDRAEIVATNFADYQPEAPADLVLADLGVSSPQLDVAARGFSFRLDGPLDMRMNPQGGGETAAELIERLEEEPLADLIYAYGEERLSRRIARRIKADLKENGGYAGTADLAYAVAGCYPPKARRGRIHPATRTFQALRIAVNDELGVLDRLLQQAPDWLNPGGVLAIISFHSLEDRRVKTAFLQDDRLARITRKPLVAAEAEEAANPRSRSAKLRLARRLPGN